A genome region from Heliangelus exortis chromosome 12, bHelExo1.hap1, whole genome shotgun sequence includes the following:
- the PROK2 gene encoding prokineticin-2: MRRVPTVLVLVLLGLLLAAGHGAVITGACDRDQQCGAGMCCAVSLWIRSLRMCTPMGNLGEECHPLSHRVPFPGRRMHHTCPCLSGLACLRTSPTKFRCLPDFRKEDVFF, encoded by the exons AcggtgctggtgctggttctgctggggctgctgctggcagcgGGGCACGGAGCAGTCATCACCGGG GCCTGTGACCGGGACCAGCAGTGCGGGGCAGGGATGTGCTGCGCCGTCAGCCTCTGGATCCGCAGCCTCCGAATGTGCACACCCATGGGAAATTTGGGAGAAGAATGCCATCCTTTGAGCCACCGA GTTCCCTTCCCTGGGAGGAGGATGCATCACACCTGTCCCTGTCTCTCTGGCCTGGCCTGCCTAAGGACTTCTCCCACTAAATTCAGATGTTTACCAGACTTCAGAAAAGAAGATGTCTTTTTTTAG